The following coding sequences lie in one Alphaproteobacteria bacterium genomic window:
- a CDS encoding class I SAM-dependent methyltransferase, whose product MRITYRHHGGNQAYWRERWEQAPADSGGLNLTAYPGRFAEEALAGTRGPVLEAGCGLGRVLRHYHSQGREIVGLDFIASALAKIRTQDPGLPLLAGDVTGLPFADASFAAVLAFGVYHNLPAGVAEALAECRRVLTPGGVLCASVRADNLHNRGIDWLAARRAGTAPGQTKVFHKANFTAAEYTALLEAAGFRPRALHFVENYPLLYKFRAFRAAGHKRFDEGLARAEGYRLSGSGRALQALCNRLWPAQFCNTLVAIAEAA is encoded by the coding sequence ATGCGCATCACATACCGCCACCACGGCGGCAACCAGGCCTATTGGCGGGAACGCTGGGAGCAGGCACCGGCCGACAGCGGCGGCCTCAATCTGACCGCCTACCCCGGCCGCTTCGCCGAGGAAGCGCTGGCCGGCACCCGGGGACCGGTGCTGGAAGCGGGCTGCGGCCTGGGCCGGGTGCTGCGCCACTACCACAGCCAGGGCCGCGAGATCGTCGGCCTCGACTTCATCGCCAGCGCGCTGGCCAAGATCCGCACCCAGGACCCTGGGCTGCCGTTGCTGGCCGGCGATGTCACCGGCCTGCCCTTTGCCGACGCCAGCTTCGCCGCCGTACTGGCCTTCGGCGTCTACCACAACCTGCCCGCCGGCGTCGCCGAGGCCCTGGCCGAGTGCCGCCGCGTGTTGACCCCGGGCGGCGTGCTGTGCGCCAGCGTACGCGCCGACAACCTGCACAACCGCGGTATCGATTGGCTGGCGGCACGCCGGGCCGGGACGGCCCCTGGGCAGACAAAAGTCTTCCACAAAGCCAACTTCACGGCCGCCGAATACACCGCCCTGCTGGAAGCTGCCGGCTTTCGCCCGCGGGCGCTCCACTTCGTCGAAAACTATCCCCTGCTTTACAAGTTCCGCGCCTTTCGCGCCGCCGGCCACAAGCGCTTCGACGAGGGCCTGGCGCGGGCCGAAGGCTATCGCCTGTCGGGCTCGGGCCGCGCCCTGCAGGCGCTTTGCAACCGGCTTTGGCCGGCTCAGTTCTGCAACACCTTGGTCGCCATCGCCGAGGCGGCGTGA
- a CDS encoding PAS domain S-box protein — protein MGDPSRMKKAELVAEVRALRRRLAALEAEPEGEGEAAQDAALQVSEGRFQDIAAAMQVGVGVIATNDTVLYANPAMENLFVFAPGEMVGSTVADRFVDLGVRQKALDELERQGQTGHHEVHLRRADGSEFWGILTASRFSYGGQQALLSTCYDISRQKLIQDALQTVGAGLSVSTRTTFFGFLALSITEALEVPIALVGALQEDGETITTLAVAADGEFTENFSYGLSGTPCENVVDRNFCSYESGVQGLFPEDELLVEMGAESYVGIPLFSFEGEALGLLAVLDRQPLRQPELIETVLRLFAGRAAAEMERSRAEDALATTEARLSDAIESIPDGFVLYDAEDRLITCNQAYRDLYKGVAELIRPGVSFEELVRAMVERGTVDIPPDRREAWIDNRIVRHQAPTDSFENKLSNDRWVLVIERRTREGGTVGIRTDITDIKNAEIALRESERKYRGIFDGAQVGLARFNLINGRTLEANDHFVRMMRYDSRDDFCQHFGGPGIYVDPERWGDLLRLGRETPVVEDFTTAFYRKDGTVAWLNLNLSFDWDENRAEVVAADVTERREALEALRLAKEEAELANRAKSDFLANMSHELRTPLNAVIGFADMLRQCLHGPLNDRQAEQVDAIIHSGRHLLKIINDILDLSKVEAGRADLNEESVDLAQTAEAAMRLINDRAVAAGLGVVNEVVPPLPRLHADLRMVRQILINLLDNAIKFNSADGLVRLTAERQGDGGLALAVSDNGIGMAAEDIPRALAAFGQVDDPATRRYPGTGLGLPIVKSLMALHDGSMEVDSTVDVGTTVTVHFPVARVLE, from the coding sequence ATGGGTGATCCTTCACGCATGAAGAAGGCCGAATTGGTGGCCGAGGTGAGGGCTCTGCGCCGGCGCCTGGCGGCGCTGGAGGCCGAGCCCGAAGGCGAGGGGGAAGCCGCCCAGGACGCCGCACTGCAAGTATCGGAAGGCCGTTTCCAGGACATCGCCGCAGCCATGCAGGTGGGTGTCGGCGTCATCGCCACGAACGACACGGTGCTCTATGCGAACCCGGCGATGGAGAACTTGTTCGTCTTCGCGCCGGGTGAAATGGTGGGCAGCACGGTGGCTGATCGCTTTGTCGATCTCGGGGTGCGCCAAAAAGCCTTGGACGAGCTCGAGCGTCAGGGCCAAACCGGCCACCACGAGGTTCACCTGCGCCGGGCCGACGGCAGTGAGTTCTGGGGCATCTTGACGGCCAGCCGCTTCAGCTATGGCGGCCAGCAGGCGTTGCTCTCGACTTGCTACGACATCAGCCGGCAGAAGCTGATCCAAGATGCCCTGCAGACCGTCGGCGCCGGCCTCTCGGTGTCGACCCGGACGACCTTTTTCGGTTTTCTCGCGCTCTCCATAACCGAGGCGCTGGAGGTGCCGATCGCCCTCGTCGGGGCGCTCCAGGAAGACGGCGAAACCATAACCACCCTGGCCGTCGCGGCCGACGGTGAATTTACCGAGAACTTCAGCTATGGCCTCAGCGGCACGCCCTGCGAGAATGTCGTTGACCGGAATTTTTGCAGCTATGAAAGCGGCGTGCAGGGGCTCTTTCCCGAGGACGAGCTGCTGGTCGAGATGGGCGCCGAGAGCTACGTCGGGATACCGCTCTTTAGCTTCGAGGGCGAGGCCCTGGGCTTGCTGGCGGTACTCGACCGCCAGCCTTTGCGCCAGCCGGAACTCATCGAAACAGTGCTGCGGCTGTTTGCTGGCCGCGCCGCCGCCGAGATGGAACGCTCCCGTGCCGAAGACGCCCTGGCGACCACCGAAGCGCGGCTCAGCGATGCCATCGAAAGTATCCCCGACGGTTTCGTGCTCTACGACGCCGAGGACCGTTTGATCACCTGCAACCAAGCCTATCGCGACCTCTACAAGGGCGTCGCCGAGTTGATCCGGCCCGGCGTCTCGTTCGAGGAACTGGTCCGTGCCATGGTCGAACGCGGGACCGTCGACATTCCGCCGGATCGGCGCGAGGCCTGGATCGACAATCGCATCGTCCGTCACCAGGCGCCCACCGACAGTTTCGAAAACAAACTTTCCAACGACCGCTGGGTGCTGGTCATCGAACGCCGGACCCGCGAGGGCGGCACCGTCGGCATTCGTACCGACATCACCGACATTAAGAACGCTGAAATAGCCCTGCGCGAGAGCGAACGCAAGTACCGCGGCATCTTCGACGGCGCCCAGGTCGGCCTCGCCCGCTTCAACCTCATTAACGGTCGGACACTCGAGGCCAACGATCATTTCGTGCGCATGATGCGTTACGATTCGCGTGATGATTTCTGTCAGCACTTCGGTGGGCCCGGCATCTACGTCGATCCCGAACGCTGGGGCGATCTCCTGCGGCTGGGCCGCGAAACCCCTGTGGTGGAGGACTTTACTACCGCCTTCTACCGCAAGGACGGCACCGTCGCCTGGCTGAACCTCAATCTCAGCTTTGACTGGGACGAAAACAGGGCCGAGGTGGTGGCAGCCGACGTCACCGAGCGGCGCGAGGCGCTGGAGGCGCTGCGCCTCGCCAAGGAAGAGGCCGAGCTTGCCAACCGGGCAAAATCCGACTTTCTCGCTAATATGAGCCATGAGCTGCGCACGCCCTTGAACGCCGTCATCGGCTTTGCCGACATGCTGCGCCAGTGCCTGCATGGGCCCTTGAACGATAGGCAGGCGGAACAGGTCGACGCCATCATCCATTCCGGACGACACCTGCTGAAGATCATCAACGATATCCTCGATCTCTCGAAAGTCGAGGCGGGCCGGGCCGACCTCAACGAAGAAAGCGTAGACTTGGCCCAGACCGCCGAGGCCGCGATGCGCCTGATCAACGACCGCGCCGTTGCCGCCGGCCTCGGTGTGGTCAACGAAGTGGTGCCACCGCTGCCGCGCCTCCATGCCGATCTCCGCATGGTCAGGCAAATCCTCATCAACCTGCTCGACAATGCCATCAAGTTCAATTCCGCCGACGGCCTGGTGCGGCTGACGGCGGAACGGCAGGGCGACGGTGGCCTGGCGCTGGCGGTCAGCGACAACGGCATCGGCATGGCAGCCGAGGACATTCCCCGCGCCCTCGCCGCTTTCGGCCAAGTCGACGATCCGGCAACGCGGCGCTACCCCGGCACCGGACTGGGGCTGCCCATCGTCAAGTCGCTGATGGCTTTGCACGACGGCAGCATGGAAGTCGATAGTACCGTCGACGTCGGCACCACGGTAACGGTGCATTTCCCTGTCGCCCGGGTGCTCGAGTAG
- a CDS encoding gluconate 2-dehydrogenase subunit 3 family protein, which yields MDVLEAAEWDFLMCLARRIVPETAALDAAGEAEFRAVIANALAARPAAVRRQIGILLKILRWAPALRYGRPLDRLGPAAQDAALGWFQDGPVGLLRKGFWGLKTMVFMGYYGRAAGAEAVGWKPSLDGNAELARRLSR from the coding sequence ATGGACGTTCTCGAAGCGGCGGAGTGGGATTTTCTCATGTGCCTGGCGCGCCGCATCGTGCCCGAGACGGCGGCGCTCGATGCTGCCGGCGAGGCCGAATTCCGGGCCGTCATCGCGAACGCCCTGGCGGCCCGTCCGGCCGCTGTGCGGCGCCAGATCGGTATCTTGCTCAAGATCCTGCGCTGGGCACCCGCGCTGCGCTATGGCCGTCCCCTCGACCGTCTCGGGCCGGCCGCCCAGGATGCCGCCCTGGGCTGGTTCCAGGACGGCCCGGTGGGGCTTTTACGCAAGGGCTTCTGGGGCCTCAAGACCATGGTTTTCATGGGCTACTACGGCCGCGCCGCCGGGGCCGAGGCCGTGGGCTGGAAACCGAGCCTCGACGGCAACGCCGAACTGGCGCGCAGGCTCAGCCGATGA